One genomic window of Nitrospirota bacterium includes the following:
- a CDS encoding fibronectin type III domain-containing protein has translation MDTDMRDKAKAFIVQILTLILLCTPGSLYASNYNWVQSDWTGGADTSATAVHPGGQTGWTKFYSKDPYVSTSIAGELSIFPQPASIIQTADLNDFDRGTLTNLKLVGTGGYNYTTYQEDNTSVVSKTGQWYSSTLYNPSGGRYIFSVETGATVTLTFTGTQATWIGPKYNSFGIADVYLDGNFQGSVDLYSSTLQSQQTLFTASGLSNTQHTLRIVVTGRKNSSSSDPAVGVYAFIVGVPNPDAGAYITFVDGTSSVTQKADLLDFDRGTLTNLQLVGTGYYATTTYEETNPAVVTTGQWFSSGAYGGTIIFSIETGASATLAFTGTQATWYGPKYRDFGIANVFLDGQLQGSVDLYSSTLLSRQSLFTVSGLSNTAHTLRIVVTGKKNNSALNVAVGVDAFDVKTAYPDVNASLRIAAGFTDGSYESPSFDTGPGGALLHTLVWNATVPSGSTLKFQIATNNDNQTWNFKGPDGTSGTYYDSSPAAISSVHDRDRYVRYKAFFHRATTDLADSPVLQDVTVNYGLASFLLGAYESPSFDIGTGGAFFKSITWGATVPAGSSLKFQIATNNDNQTWNYEELPGESGYDYVSPGATINQGHNERRYIRFKAFFERPEIDPAYDPKLNDVTINFEEIPSLQMLISSPYDTTDTADVINRWKWSEDIPAGTDVSLQLRTSPNGSSWSQWYGPHSTTFSAAKGVSQISVGSAAGFSAGGRVTITNSANANQNETKKITDVNLATSVITLDSATSYTYSSGSTFTDTYTDPDGREPINPAHRSGYSGNNNDQWLQYRVILFSELGTVTPFLRESRIGYFTASGVYQPDLIIEANGDNAYGSFGSGAGGEASKNADPGFRLQQPLTYDIQVQNDGTSQSVDDTFIISWNTPSDISGDWAVLLNDSNADLTSPASVSLNAGSEKAYTLKVTPSAYAPGAVTQDIIVNLRSENDYAKVDSIRAATQINSIYQADGLIDGDGNNQYDPARTGGGGTSQIKEAGPGDSISYTITLQNEGNVPDTYTLSLRNPLPVGWTAVISDDSGDHGITASVGFTTAPVRSQPHSDFEQIFTLKIIPAGQPRAADIDVNIYSNGAAQYMDSLKARLDLKATYKVDGVIYGFGYNAGGTISGYGTLGAGCGTAGAGDNIYGALGLGNGGCTALDISNGSSKEITVGVQNEGNIADSYLISWNTPSGGWGVVMQERLNDGSVVEYSSPVNVPTATAGNPANYNGGEFPFFTFRITPPSSFTSGSETILFDIRSTGDSGKVDSVRAVINSSDTTPPASVVLDISDITATSFKVSWTSPGDDGMSDTAAYYDLRYSTSPITDGNFIQAARAVSCKAGESIPGKPKSAGESESCTISQLFANTNYYIALKTTDDAGNVSSISTCSGCPAHTLVSDDTTRPGAISDLSVTDASKDTMTLCWTAPPDDGSDMSSGAVTGYDMRYSTREIVVDSSAPGPGQIPFSNAILAAPAEGFLAPRTPGMKECYIVPVENKIDTGGGVIDDRTLNTRFYFAIRALDERGADANSSVAEDHRSLISTGPAKGMTPLAPYAYNLISVPYHPNPDTPKDVFGDDVVTPDYKLQVYRWDSRGSDFDSGCYDGEPGPFSSNPAQYTCSRLTSVSEGTGYLLWAPAGKFTLDVPPASTQSSTETCTDDNGGAFECYALSIKGGWNMIGNPFDKETNFSPVDANGNGSIEEREQGLYVRRTVQGQVQVASFQDAVAALNWLDGSIYTYNGINYTFETCASDVAGEHQGTRCSPVMQPWKAYWIRLQAVGGAFELLVPY, from the coding sequence ATGGATACAGACATGAGAGATAAGGCAAAGGCATTTATAGTGCAAATTTTGACCCTTATTCTGTTATGTACACCTGGGTCCCTTTATGCCTCCAATTATAACTGGGTCCAGAGCGACTGGACAGGAGGAGCTGATACCTCTGCCACTGCAGTCCATCCTGGTGGACAAACCGGATGGACCAAATTTTACAGTAAGGACCCATATGTAAGTACCTCAATAGCCGGAGAGCTTTCTATTTTCCCTCAACCTGCCTCCATAATTCAGACAGCAGACCTGAATGATTTCGACAGGGGTACCCTGACCAATCTCAAACTGGTCGGGACAGGTGGGTATAATTACACAACATATCAGGAAGATAATACGTCGGTAGTCAGCAAGACCGGGCAGTGGTATTCTTCAACGTTATATAATCCTTCCGGTGGAAGGTATATTTTTTCTGTAGAGACAGGCGCTACGGTTACCCTTACCTTTACAGGAACGCAGGCGACATGGATTGGGCCGAAATACAATTCATTTGGAATTGCAGATGTTTATCTGGATGGAAACTTTCAGGGGAGCGTTGACTTGTACAGCAGCACACTCCAGTCTCAGCAGACCCTCTTTACAGCCAGTGGTCTGAGCAACACACAGCATACCCTCAGGATTGTGGTCACAGGCAGGAAAAACAGCAGTTCATCCGATCCTGCCGTGGGAGTGTATGCCTTTATTGTAGGTGTTCCGAACCCGGACGCCGGTGCATACATAACCTTCGTTGATGGGACATCTTCTGTTACGCAGAAGGCAGATCTGCTTGATTTTGACAGGGGGACACTGACTAACCTGCAACTGGTTGGGACCGGATACTATGCCACGACAACATATGAGGAGACAAATCCTGCTGTGGTCACGACCGGGCAGTGGTTTTCTTCAGGTGCCTATGGCGGGACCATTATATTTTCCATTGAAACAGGCGCTTCTGCTACCCTTGCCTTTACAGGGACGCAGGCGACCTGGTATGGTCCAAAATACCGTGATTTTGGAATAGCAAATGTCTTCCTCGACGGGCAGCTTCAGGGGAGTGTTGACCTTTACAGCAGCACACTCCTGTCCAGGCAATCCCTGTTTACAGTCAGCGGTCTGAGCAACACCGCACATACCCTGAGGATTGTGGTCACAGGGAAGAAAAACAACAGTGCATTAAATGTAGCGGTAGGAGTAGATGCCTTTGATGTGAAAACCGCCTATCCTGACGTGAATGCCTCTTTAAGGATTGCCGCCGGATTTACTGACGGCAGTTACGAGTCCCCTTCATTTGATACAGGTCCCGGGGGGGCCCTCCTGCATACCCTTGTCTGGAACGCGACCGTACCTTCAGGGTCTACTCTGAAATTTCAGATTGCCACAAATAACGATAACCAGACATGGAATTTTAAGGGGCCGGACGGGACATCAGGCACATATTATGACAGTTCTCCTGCTGCCATCTCTTCAGTCCATGACAGAGACCGCTATGTCCGGTACAAGGCCTTTTTCCACCGGGCGACGACCGATCTTGCCGACAGTCCTGTACTGCAGGATGTGACGGTTAATTATGGATTGGCTTCTTTTCTTCTCGGCGCCTATGAGTCCCCTTCATTTGATATTGGTACTGGCGGGGCCTTTTTTAAATCCATTACATGGGGCGCTACTGTGCCTGCAGGTTCATCACTTAAGTTTCAGATTGCCACGAATAACGATAACCAGACGTGGAATTATGAGGAGCTTCCAGGGGAGTCTGGTTATGACTATGTAAGCCCCGGGGCCACCATTAATCAGGGTCATAATGAACGGCGCTACATACGTTTCAAGGCCTTTTTCGAGAGGCCTGAGATTGACCCGGCATATGACCCGAAACTAAACGATGTAACGATAAATTTTGAGGAGATACCCTCCCTGCAGATGCTGATCAGTTCACCCTATGATACAACAGATACAGCTGATGTCATCAATCGCTGGAAATGGTCAGAGGATATCCCCGCAGGTACTGATGTTTCGCTCCAGTTAAGGACATCTCCTAACGGTTCCTCATGGAGTCAGTGGTATGGGCCCCATTCAACGACATTTTCAGCCGCAAAAGGTGTTTCTCAGATTTCCGTGGGAAGTGCGGCCGGCTTCAGTGCCGGCGGCAGGGTCACTATTACCAATAGTGCAAACGCCAATCAGAATGAAACAAAAAAGATCACAGATGTCAATCTGGCAACATCTGTTATTACACTTGACTCAGCCACTTCTTATACATATTCATCCGGATCTACCTTTACAGATACCTATACTGACCCTGATGGAAGGGAGCCGATAAACCCGGCCCACAGGAGCGGCTATAGCGGCAATAATAACGACCAGTGGCTGCAATACAGGGTCATCCTGTTTTCAGAGCTGGGTACAGTGACCCCGTTTTTACGTGAAAGCCGGATCGGCTATTTTACAGCGAGTGGTGTGTACCAGCCTGACCTGATCATTGAGGCAAATGGTGATAATGCTTACGGGTCCTTTGGATCAGGTGCAGGAGGGGAGGCTTCAAAGAACGCAGATCCCGGATTCAGGCTCCAGCAGCCGCTTACGTATGATATACAGGTTCAAAATGACGGCACATCTCAGAGTGTGGACGATACCTTTATTATTTCCTGGAACACCCCTTCAGATATATCCGGGGACTGGGCGGTCTTATTGAATGACAGCAACGCTGACCTGACATCCCCTGCCTCCGTATCACTGAACGCGGGTTCGGAAAAGGCCTATACACTGAAGGTTACCCCTTCTGCATATGCCCCGGGCGCTGTCACGCAGGACATTATCGTTAATCTCCGCTCGGAAAATGATTATGCGAAGGTAGATTCTATCCGGGCAGCCACACAAATCAACAGTATTTATCAGGCGGATGGCCTGATTGACGGAGATGGAAACAACCAGTATGACCCGGCCCGCACCGGAGGAGGTGGCACGTCCCAGATTAAGGAGGCGGGGCCAGGGGACAGCATCTCATATACTATTACCCTGCAAAATGAGGGGAATGTTCCGGATACCTATACCCTCTCTCTCCGAAACCCTCTCCCTGTTGGCTGGACAGCAGTTATCAGTGACGATTCAGGCGATCATGGCATTACAGCATCAGTCGGGTTTACCACTGCGCCGGTAAGGTCTCAGCCCCACAGTGATTTTGAACAGATATTTACATTAAAAATTATTCCGGCAGGCCAGCCCCGGGCAGCAGATATTGACGTCAATATCTATTCTAACGGCGCTGCACAATATATGGACTCGCTCAAGGCCCGCCTCGATTTAAAGGCGACCTACAAAGTTGACGGGGTCATCTATGGTTTTGGTTATAATGCGGGAGGTACTATTTCAGGCTACGGAACTTTGGGTGCAGGCTGTGGTACAGCGGGGGCCGGGGACAACATATACGGGGCGCTGGGTTTAGGCAACGGTGGTTGCACCGCACTTGACATCTCAAACGGCTCATCTAAGGAGATAACGGTTGGCGTACAGAATGAAGGGAATATTGCAGACAGCTATCTTATTTCCTGGAACACGCCATCCGGCGGTTGGGGTGTTGTGATGCAGGAGAGACTAAATGACGGCAGTGTTGTTGAGTACAGCTCCCCTGTGAATGTACCGACTGCAACTGCAGGGAATCCGGCGAACTATAACGGGGGAGAGTTCCCATTCTTTACTTTCCGGATTACCCCGCCTTCGTCATTTACCTCAGGTTCTGAGACGATCCTGTTTGATATTCGTTCAACCGGGGACAGCGGAAAGGTTGATTCAGTCAGGGCGGTTATCAACAGTAGTGATACGACACCCCCTGCCTCTGTAGTCCTTGACATTAGCGATATTACTGCAACCTCTTTCAAGGTCTCATGGACGTCACCAGGAGATGACGGTATGAGTGATACCGCAGCATACTATGACCTGCGGTATTCAACATCCCCTATTACAGATGGCAACTTCATACAGGCGGCCAGGGCAGTCAGTTGTAAAGCCGGAGAAAGTATACCTGGAAAGCCCAAATCTGCAGGGGAGTCTGAGTCATGCACGATTTCGCAGCTATTTGCCAATACCAATTATTACATTGCACTTAAGACAACGGATGATGCAGGCAATGTCTCTTCTATCTCGACCTGTTCCGGATGTCCGGCACACACGCTCGTATCGGATGATACAACAAGGCCTGGCGCTATTTCAGACCTTTCGGTAACAGATGCGTCAAAAGACACCATGACACTCTGCTGGACTGCGCCGCCGGACGACGGGTCAGATATGTCCTCAGGGGCTGTTACAGGATATGACATGCGCTATTCCACGAGAGAGATCGTCGTTGATAGTTCAGCACCTGGTCCCGGCCAGATTCCATTCTCCAATGCAATACTTGCTGCACCGGCAGAAGGGTTTTTGGCCCCCCGCACACCAGGAATGAAGGAATGCTACATTGTCCCTGTTGAGAATAAGATAGACACAGGCGGCGGGGTGATTGACGACAGGACACTGAATACAAGGTTCTATTTTGCTATCAGGGCACTGGATGAGAGGGGGGCGGATGCGAACTCCTCAGTAGCTGAGGACCATAGGTCCCTTATCTCAACCGGGCCGGCAAAGGGTATGACACCCCTTGCCCCCTATGCATACAACCTGATATCTGTGCCGTATCATCCCAATCCTGATACACCTAAGGATGTATTTGGTGATGACGTAGTGACCCCGGACTATAAGCTGCAGGTATACCGGTGGGATTCAAGGGGATCAGACTTTGACAGCGGCTGTTATGATGGAGAGCCGGGCCCTTTCAGTTCAAATCCGGCACAATATACATGTTCAAGGCTGACCTCTGTCAGCGAAGGTACCGGATATTTACTTTGGGCACCGGCTGGAAAGTTCACGCTTGATGTCCCCCCTGCGTCAACTCAGTCTTCCACTGAGACCTGTACTGACGATAATGGGGGCGCCTTTGAGTGCTACGCATTATCAATTAAGGGTGGATGGAACATGATCGGCAACCCGTTTGACAAGGAGACAAACTTCAGCCCTGTAGATGCCAATGGCAATGGCAGTATAGAAGAGCGGGAGCAGGGCCTGTATGTCAGGCGGACGGTTCAGGGACAGGTGCAGGTAGCGTCATTCCAGGATGCAGTTGCAGCCCTGAACTGGCTTGATGGGTCTATTTATACCTACAATGGCATCAATTATACGTTTGAGACCTGTGCCAGTGACGTGGCAGGAGAGCATCAAGGCACCCGCTGCAGCCCTGTGATGCAGCCATGGAAGGCCTACTGGATCAGATTGCAGGCTGTTGGCGGCGCATTTGAATTACTGGTACCGTATTAG
- a CDS encoding tetratricopeptide repeat protein has translation MDDKSPEIREGMDRDDTAGEEIIQQARGSGENLEGGPSLSRRLPWKYIVILFVALLVVIPAGIYVFKYMEKSDPNYYTKHQKMGEDFFKAGNYGQAIKEFQKSVSAKPDAFAANYGLSLSYMRAQDYDKAVESFERTLKLAPDRVDVMYSLGVTYQRMGRLEKALQVYHEVGKKDPASYQVFNNAGTIYANMKNFDRAIQAFGASIKRNPDYYPTYFNLARVYEAQGKRDLASRQYKIVRERASKRPQTENFVKLAEQRLAALDTPREGRK, from the coding sequence ATGGACGACAAGAGTCCGGAAATTAGAGAAGGCATGGACAGGGATGACACTGCAGGAGAGGAAATTATTCAACAGGCCCGCGGGTCTGGGGAGAACCTGGAGGGTGGACCTTCCCTGAGCAGACGCCTGCCCTGGAAGTATATTGTGATTTTGTTTGTGGCGTTGCTGGTGGTTATCCCGGCTGGGATTTATGTCTTTAAGTATATGGAGAAGTCTGACCCGAATTATTACACCAAACATCAGAAGATGGGTGAGGATTTCTTTAAGGCAGGGAATTATGGGCAGGCCATTAAAGAGTTCCAGAAAAGTGTAAGTGCAAAACCAGACGCTTTTGCAGCCAACTATGGTTTGTCTTTATCCTATATGAGGGCACAGGATTATGATAAGGCAGTTGAGTCCTTTGAGAGGACATTGAAGCTTGCCCCTGACCGTGTGGATGTAATGTATTCACTTGGGGTGACCTACCAGAGGATGGGGAGGCTGGAAAAGGCGCTGCAGGTGTATCATGAGGTGGGCAAGAAGGATCCCGCCTCCTACCAGGTGTTCAACAATGCAGGGACGATTTATGCGAACATGAAGAATTTTGACAGGGCGATCCAGGCATTTGGGGCATCTATAAAGCGAAACCCGGATTACTACCCAACCTACTTTAACCTGGCCAGGGTCTATGAGGCCCAGGGGAAAAGAGATCTGGCATCCAGGCAATACAAGATCGTCAGGGAGAGGGCCTCAAAAAGGCCTCAGACAGAAAACTTTGTCAAACTTGCAGAACAGCGGTTGGCTGCACTTGACACACCCAGGGAGGGTAGAAAGTAA
- a CDS encoding tetratricopeptide repeat protein has protein sequence MKPEVEWKKRAWYFNLLVLCLFFLIGTGIYWNSLDNPFQYDDQNIVQDNGNIRTLKNLPLFFIKSGMIGANPYEAVHYRPVVVSSYAINYAMGGLNTAGYHIGNLAFHAGSAFLVFLILQAMLGGAGSGGILTPLAAGLIFLVHPFNSEAVNYITARFSVMSGFFYLLGFYCWVMFRNIPPFSTVNKVGERGIYYAASLLVFILGMLSKEIVITLPIVLWLYDLYFKKNRYSEPDARHSALRILFNWRTYIPYLPFVIIFVIPYVVMWFYSPGGVLPHFKRDIFSQILTSLPVLILHWKLFLIPLHLTPVHHVEILRTFWSFPVISSAILLTVYTIIAILLLRSSSRLLKNISFFMLWFFIVLLPTTIIPLNAIFQENRGYLACVSFVVLAGIAIGELDKKMRGKTGVVLLVFLIVIYSALVIQRNRVWKDDLTLWRDTVQKEPQSPLGYTALGVAYHWRGMYNDAFDAFQKALILGGEDNFIVHDAMARIYMTRKNWDMAAQEFEKALRAFYFKAETHHDLAVAYFRMDRLDLSEKHFREAARLNPGYYKAYYNMGVLYTKEGRLEEAVHAYKQAISLSAGDLYSRFNLGMLLEESGKKEEAAEQYRIVAENAHGDEGDLSSEAGIRLERLKQYNIKARRRENGRQESGN, from the coding sequence ATGAAGCCTGAGGTGGAATGGAAAAAAAGAGCCTGGTATTTTAATCTGCTCGTTTTATGTCTGTTTTTCCTGATCGGAACAGGAATCTACTGGAACAGCCTTGACAATCCTTTCCAGTATGATGATCAGAATATTGTGCAGGATAATGGGAACATCAGGACGCTTAAAAACCTGCCGCTCTTTTTCATAAAATCCGGGATGATAGGGGCGAACCCGTATGAAGCCGTACATTACCGGCCCGTGGTTGTGTCAAGTTATGCCATCAATTATGCCATGGGCGGCCTGAATACAGCAGGCTATCACATAGGAAATCTGGCCTTTCATGCAGGGTCGGCATTTCTGGTCTTTCTGATCCTGCAGGCCATGTTGGGGGGGGCAGGGTCCGGGGGAATATTGACCCCGCTGGCAGCCGGTCTCATCTTTCTTGTCCACCCGTTTAACTCCGAGGCGGTGAATTACATTACCGCACGGTTCAGTGTGATGAGCGGGTTCTTCTACCTGCTCGGCTTCTACTGCTGGGTAATGTTCAGGAATATTCCCCCTTTTTCCACCGTTAACAAAGTGGGGGAAAGGGGAATTTACTACGCAGCCTCCCTCCTTGTCTTTATACTCGGCATGCTGAGTAAAGAGATTGTAATAACTCTGCCCATTGTGCTATGGCTATATGATCTGTATTTTAAAAAAAACCGGTATTCTGAACCTGATGCCCGGCATTCAGCGCTCCGGATTTTATTTAACTGGCGCACATACATCCCCTATCTCCCCTTTGTTATAATATTTGTGATCCCATATGTTGTCATGTGGTTTTATTCTCCCGGCGGAGTGCTGCCACATTTCAAGCGTGACATATTTTCACAGATATTGACCTCCCTGCCTGTCCTTATCCTGCACTGGAAGCTGTTCCTGATCCCGCTTCACCTGACCCCGGTCCACCATGTAGAGATACTCAGGACCTTCTGGTCTTTTCCAGTGATCTCTTCTGCCATTCTCCTTACAGTTTATACTATTATTGCGATACTCCTTCTGCGCTCCTCTTCCCGTTTGCTTAAGAATATCTCATTTTTTATGTTGTGGTTTTTCATTGTTCTATTGCCTACCACGATCATTCCGTTGAATGCCATCTTTCAGGAAAACAGGGGATATCTTGCCTGTGTCAGTTTTGTGGTATTGGCAGGCATAGCCATAGGAGAGCTTGATAAAAAAATGCGGGGGAAGACCGGGGTCGTTCTTCTTGTCTTTCTGATCGTCATATATTCGGCGCTCGTTATCCAGCGGAACAGGGTTTGGAAGGATGACCTGACCTTATGGAGGGACACAGTCCAAAAGGAACCTCAATCTCCTCTGGGGTACACGGCGTTAGGGGTTGCATACCATTGGCGGGGAATGTATAATGATGCATTTGATGCATTTCAAAAGGCGCTGATATTAGGGGGGGAGGACAACTTTATTGTACACGATGCTATGGCAAGGATCTATATGACCCGGAAGAACTGGGATATGGCGGCTCAGGAATTTGAGAAGGCCCTCAGGGCGTTTTATTTTAAGGCAGAGACTCATCATGATCTTGCTGTGGCCTATTTCCGGATGGACCGGCTTGATCTTTCTGAGAAGCATTTCAGGGAGGCTGCGAGATTAAACCCCGGATATTATAAAGCCTATTACAACATGGGTGTCCTGTATACTAAAGAGGGCAGGCTTGAAGAGGCAGTCCATGCCTATAAACAGGCCATTTCTTTATCTGCCGGCGACCTGTATTCACGGTTTAACCTCGGGATGCTGCTGGAGGAATCCGGCAAAAAGGAGGAGGCGGCTGAACAATATCGCATAGTGGCGGAAAATGCGCATGGAGATGAAGGGGACCTTTCCAGCGAGGCAGGCATACGCCTCGAAAGACTGAAACAATATAACATTAAGGCAAGGAGAAGGGAAAATGGACGACAAGAGTCCGGAAATTAG
- a CDS encoding tetratricopeptide repeat protein: MKSTAWILCLFLVIGVAVYGNSLSNPFHYDDAVTVVGNKNIRTLSNIPRFFTDPRTATATWLPSEAGHYRPLVVLSYAVNYAAGGLDPVGYHLVNLAFHAGSAFLIFLIVQSMLTPAIAIPGRGSGRKEEVAGIGALWASLAAGLIFLVHPFNSEAVNYITARSSLMSGFFYLLGFYCWVRFRKAGAARFYAVSLLAFAGGMLSKEVAITLPVVLWMYDLCFVHPLRTTESVFRKLLNWRGFIPYLPFILIVAVPYLIIRGSSFGKVVPHFTRDLWTQLFTELPVLVAHWKFFLWPGGLSLMHDAEIYRTVTWTVMLSGLLLLIYTGMSLYLAFLKELRWRIISFFMLWFIIVLLPTTIIPLNIIFQENRGYLTVVCFAVIAGLFMELLHRKAGWKITACAILILMLSYSAATVSRNRVWGDDLVLWKDTVEKAPATSDAYAGLAGVYKERRDFFLSLETAKKGISVDPDNASLWLHLGQIYEVFGDLDQAVLNYKKAVEADPIQAYIWKDLAMVYIKKGDMERAESSLMEALKLRSDDPSFYYHLARVIAEMGRLGEAVDLLEEALSLQPGYIVARVELGMIFEKTGRTSEAIMQYQEAVRLGSARLRHQTLLPEEDKENTGQNPVDKSIEYARRRIKELTSQ, encoded by the coding sequence GTGAAAAGCACAGCATGGATACTCTGTCTGTTTCTGGTCATTGGTGTTGCTGTCTACGGCAATAGTCTCTCAAACCCTTTTCACTACGATGATGCAGTGACTGTGGTGGGGAATAAGAACATCCGGACCCTAAGCAATATTCCCAGGTTTTTTACAGATCCACGGACAGCTACTGCCACCTGGCTCCCATCAGAGGCAGGCCATTACAGGCCTCTCGTTGTATTGAGCTATGCAGTAAATTATGCAGCGGGCGGTCTTGATCCTGTGGGTTATCATCTCGTCAACCTGGCCTTTCATGCCGGGTCCGCATTTCTGATATTTCTGATCGTGCAGTCTATGTTAACCCCCGCCATTGCCATTCCCGGTCGAGGGTCAGGGAGAAAGGAAGAGGTTGCCGGCATTGGGGCATTATGGGCGTCGCTTGCTGCCGGACTGATATTCCTTGTCCACCCCTTCAATTCAGAAGCCGTGAACTATATTACAGCCAGGTCCAGTCTGATGAGCGGTTTTTTCTACCTGCTCGGATTTTACTGCTGGGTGAGGTTCAGGAAGGCAGGGGCTGCACGGTTTTATGCGGTCTCTCTCCTTGCCTTTGCAGGGGGGATGCTATCCAAGGAGGTGGCGATTACCCTGCCTGTTGTGCTATGGATGTATGATCTCTGTTTTGTTCATCCACTCCGTACCACTGAATCTGTATTCCGCAAATTACTTAACTGGCGCGGTTTTATCCCCTATCTCCCTTTTATACTTATCGTTGCAGTTCCATACCTGATCATAAGGGGTTCTTCATTTGGCAAAGTCGTCCCGCATTTTACACGGGATCTGTGGACCCAGTTATTTACAGAACTGCCTGTGCTGGTTGCACACTGGAAATTTTTCCTCTGGCCAGGGGGGCTGAGCCTGATGCATGATGCAGAGATCTACCGTACTGTAACCTGGACAGTAATGCTTTCAGGATTGCTGTTACTCATTTATACAGGCATGTCACTCTATCTGGCGTTTCTTAAAGAGCTCAGGTGGCGCATTATCTCTTTCTTCATGCTCTGGTTTATTATTGTCCTCCTGCCTACGACCATCATTCCACTTAATATTATTTTTCAGGAGAACAGGGGGTATCTGACCGTTGTCTGCTTTGCAGTAATTGCAGGTCTGTTCATGGAATTGTTGCATAGAAAGGCTGGCTGGAAGATCACTGCCTGTGCGATACTCATCCTGATGCTAAGCTACTCTGCTGCTACGGTCAGTCGTAACAGGGTATGGGGAGACGACCTCGTCTTGTGGAAAGACACTGTTGAGAAGGCGCCTGCCACAAGCGATGCATATGCAGGACTGGCAGGGGTCTACAAAGAGCGGCGTGACTTCTTCCTCTCGCTTGAAACAGCGAAGAAGGGGATCTCTGTGGACCCTGATAATGCCTCTCTCTGGCTTCATCTTGGCCAGATATATGAGGTCTTCGGTGACCTGGATCAGGCTGTACTTAATTACAAAAAGGCCGTTGAAGCAGACCCCATCCAGGCATACATCTGGAAGGACCTCGCCATGGTCTACATAAAGAAGGGTGATATGGAACGCGCCGAGTCCTCTCTCATGGAGGCATTGAAGTTACGCAGTGATGACCCGTCCTTTTATTACCACCTTGCCAGGGTGATCGCAGAGATGGGGAGATTGGGTGAGGCGGTTGACCTGCTTGAGGAGGCTTTAAGTCTTCAACCGGGATATATTGTGGCACGGGTTGAGCTTGGTATGATATTTGAGAAAACAGGCAGGACCAGCGAGGCGATTATGCAGTACCAGGAAGCTGTCCGGCTTGGCTCGGCCCGGCTCAGACATCAAACCCTCCTGCCTGAAGAGGATAAGGAGAATACGGGACAAAATCCAGTGGACAAGTCCATAGAATATGCCCGGAGACGGATTAAGGAATTAACGTCACAATGA